A region of the Pseudomonas sp. A34-9 genome:
GTCGAAGAACACAAGGCCGGGCGTAACGTACTCAACCAGCCGGCCGGCCATCTCGACCCGGACGAAACCCTGATCGACGCCGCCGTGCGCGAAACCCTCGAAGAAACCGGCTGGGACGTTGAACCCACCGGTGTCATCGGCATTTACCTGTACACCGCGCCGAGCAACGGCGTGACTTACCAGCGCGTGTGCTTCAGCGCCAAAGCCGTCAAACACCACCCGGATTATCAACTCGACGACGGCATCGTCGGCGCCAAGTGGCTGACCCGCGACGAATTAATCGCTCAACGCGACAACTGGCGCAGCGAGCTGATCATCCGTTGCATCGACGATTATCTGGCCGGTCATCACTTCAGCCTCGAACTGATCCGCCCTTCTCTTTAGCCTTGAGGCCGCGAGCCTGCTAGAATCGCGTCCTTTTTCAAGACACTCATTGAATCCCTATGCGTGATCCAGCCCCTTCTGACACATCCAAGAAGCGCGTCATTGTCGGCATGTCCGGCGGCGTGGACTCTTCCGTTTCCGCTCTCCTGCTGATCGAGCAGGGTTATGAGGTGGAAGGCCTGTTCATGAAGAACTGGGAAGAAGACGACGGAACGGAATACTGCACCGCCATGGACGACCTGGCGGATGCTCAGGCTGTCTGCGACAAGATCGGCATCAAGCTGCACACCGCTAACTTCGCCGCCGAGTACTGGGACAACGTGTTCGAGCACTTCCTGGCTGAATACAAGGCCGGGCGTACGCCGAACCCGGACATCCTGTGTAACCGCGAGATCAAGTTCAAGGCGTTCCTCGACTACGCCATGATGCTCGGCGCCGACCTGATCGCCACCGGCCACTACGTGCGCCGCCGTGACATCGATGGCCGCACTGAATTGCTCAAAGGCCTCGATCCGAACAAGGATCAGAGCTACTTCCTGCACGCCGTTGGCGGCGAACAGATCGCCAAGACCCTGTTCCCGGTCGGCGAACTGGAAAAACCCGAAGTCCGTGCGATTGCCGAGAAATACGAGCTGGCGACTGCCAAGAAGAAGGATTCCACCGGGATCTGCTTCATTGGCGAGCGTCGTTTCAGCGACTTCCTCAAGCAATACCTGCCGGCGCAACCGGGCGAAATCAAAACCACTGAAGGCGAAGTCATCGGCCGTCACCACGGCTTGATGTATCACACCATTGGTCAGCGTCAGGGCCTCGGCATCGGCGGCTTGAAAGACGCCGGTGATGAGCCGTGGTACGTGCTGCGCAAGGACCTGGACACCAACGAACTGATCGTCGGCCAGGGCAACAACCATCCGTGGCTGTTCTCCGGCGCCCTGCTCGCTTCGGAAATCTATTGGGTCAACCCGATCGACCTGAGCCAGCCGCTGCGCCTGACCGCCAAAGTGCGCTATCGCCAGAGCGATCAGGCCTGCACCCTGGAAAAAACCGCCAGCGGCTACCGCGCCGTGTTCGACGAGCCGCAACGCGCGGTGACGCCGGGCCAGTCCGTGGTGTTTTACGACGGTGAAATCTGCCTCGGTGGCGGCGTGATCGAAGTCGCCGAGCCGTGGAGCGGCCAGGCATGAGCCCGACTCAGGAGCAACTGACGGCGCTGGGCGGTGTATTTCTCGCCGCCGTGCTGGTCGACCGGATCGCCAAGACCGGCCAGACCAACGAAGCCGGCCTGATCTGCATGCTCGGCAGTCTGCTGGTGCGCGACCCGAAAGACACGCTGGACGTCTACGGCGGCGATGACCTCAATCTGCGCGAAGGCTATCGAGCGCTGATCGGTGCACTGGAACGCGACCCGAGCACGCTGCAACGCGAGCCACTGCGCTACGCCCTGTCGATGCTCGGCCTGGAGCGTCAACTGGCCAAGCGCAACGACATGCTCGACACCATCGGCAAGCGCTTGCCGCAAATCCAGTCGCAGGTCGAACATTTCGGCCCGGCCCACGAAAACGTGGTTGCGGCTTGCGGCGCGCTGTATCAGGACACCCTGAGCACGCTGCGCCAACGCATTCAGGTGCACGGCGACATGCGCAACCTGCAGCAACCGAGCAATGCCTCGAAAATCCGCGCCCTGCTCCTCGCCGGCATTCGTTCGGCGCGCCTGTGGCGGCAGCTCGGCGGCCATCGCTGGCAGTTGGTGATCAGCCGGCGCAAGCTGCTCAAAGAGCTGTATCCGTTGATGCGCAGCGAGTAAAACGCCGCACAATAAAAGCTTTGTAGTCTGTAACGCGTAATACGCCGGTCAGTTGGCAACGGACCGGCGGATTTTTTCATGTATGATACGCGCCCCATTTCGTTGCCCGACTGTCCGAGAACACCCCATGCAGCTTTCTTCGCTCACTGCGGTTTCCCCTGTTGACGGCCGCTACGCCGGCAAAACCCAGGCCCTGCGCCCGATTTTCAGCGAGTACGGCCTGATCCGTGCCCGTGTTCTGGTTGAAGTGCGCTGGCTCCAGCGCCTGGCAGCCCACGCTGGCATCCCTGAAGTGCCAGCCTTCTCCGCCGAGGCCAACGCCGTTCTTAAC
Encoded here:
- the hflD gene encoding high frequency lysogenization protein HflD — encoded protein: MSPTQEQLTALGGVFLAAVLVDRIAKTGQTNEAGLICMLGSLLVRDPKDTLDVYGGDDLNLREGYRALIGALERDPSTLQREPLRYALSMLGLERQLAKRNDMLDTIGKRLPQIQSQVEHFGPAHENVVAACGALYQDTLSTLRQRIQVHGDMRNLQQPSNASKIRALLLAGIRSARLWRQLGGHRWQLVISRRKLLKELYPLMRSE
- the mnmA gene encoding tRNA 2-thiouridine(34) synthase MnmA, whose protein sequence is MRDPAPSDTSKKRVIVGMSGGVDSSVSALLLIEQGYEVEGLFMKNWEEDDGTEYCTAMDDLADAQAVCDKIGIKLHTANFAAEYWDNVFEHFLAEYKAGRTPNPDILCNREIKFKAFLDYAMMLGADLIATGHYVRRRDIDGRTELLKGLDPNKDQSYFLHAVGGEQIAKTLFPVGELEKPEVRAIAEKYELATAKKKDSTGICFIGERRFSDFLKQYLPAQPGEIKTTEGEVIGRHHGLMYHTIGQRQGLGIGGLKDAGDEPWYVLRKDLDTNELIVGQGNNHPWLFSGALLASEIYWVNPIDLSQPLRLTAKVRYRQSDQACTLEKTASGYRAVFDEPQRAVTPGQSVVFYDGEICLGGGVIEVAEPWSGQA
- a CDS encoding NUDIX hydrolase encodes the protein MEWLPHITVATIVEDNGRFLMVEEHKAGRNVLNQPAGHLDPDETLIDAAVRETLEETGWDVEPTGVIGIYLYTAPSNGVTYQRVCFSAKAVKHHPDYQLDDGIVGAKWLTRDELIAQRDNWRSELIIRCIDDYLAGHHFSLELIRPSL